Proteins encoded within one genomic window of Geotalea daltonii FRC-32:
- a CDS encoding sigma-54-dependent transcriptional regulator, producing the protein MAATIMVVDDEQSMREFLVILLEREGYAVQQCESAACALSLLQSSGFDLVISDVNMPGLNGMELLERIKSTTPETAVLMITAYTTAEQAVEAMKLGAYDYIAKPFKVEEVKVLVKNALEKSSLQKENRRLKHEVQELYGFSGLIGKSKKMRELYDLIEKVSSSTVNVLILGESGTGKELVAKAIHYNSSRSGKPFVAVNCGAIPETLIEAELFGHKKGSFTGAIADRAGLFEQAEGGTLFLDEIGELPLQLQAKLLRVLQEREYRRVGGATALKADVRIIAASNRDMEQQVREGSFREDLFYRLNVVPVNMPPLRERTEDILPLVEHFYFKLTQSADTAGAISPEALKALMNYSFPGNVRELENLVERCLVLGNTTITEVSLPCQVLNDKRTEPAAGDIEFSAEGINLEAHLDSIEKRFLTQALTKSNGVKTKAASLLGLTFRSFRYRLAKFGMDEE; encoded by the coding sequence ATGGCTGCAACTATCATGGTTGTTGATGATGAACAGAGCATGCGAGAGTTTCTCGTGATCTTGCTTGAGAGAGAAGGGTACGCTGTCCAACAATGTGAGAGTGCTGCCTGCGCTTTAAGTCTCCTTCAGAGCAGCGGCTTTGATCTGGTTATTTCCGATGTAAATATGCCTGGACTTAACGGGATGGAGCTCCTGGAGCGAATCAAGAGCACTACTCCTGAGACGGCAGTTTTAATGATTACTGCCTATACTACGGCAGAGCAGGCAGTGGAGGCAATGAAACTAGGGGCCTATGACTATATTGCCAAGCCTTTCAAAGTTGAAGAAGTGAAGGTGCTGGTAAAAAATGCTCTGGAGAAGAGCAGCCTGCAGAAGGAAAACCGCCGATTGAAACACGAAGTGCAGGAACTCTACGGTTTCAGTGGTCTGATCGGCAAGAGCAAAAAAATGCGGGAACTGTATGACCTGATCGAGAAGGTTTCATCCAGTACAGTTAATGTTTTGATTTTAGGTGAAAGCGGCACAGGCAAAGAGCTTGTGGCAAAGGCAATCCATTACAACAGCTCCCGTAGCGGCAAGCCTTTTGTTGCCGTCAATTGCGGGGCCATTCCAGAAACACTCATTGAGGCTGAACTCTTCGGACATAAAAAAGGCTCCTTTACTGGGGCCATAGCTGATAGAGCAGGCCTGTTCGAGCAGGCGGAAGGCGGCACGCTTTTTCTCGACGAAATAGGGGAACTACCTCTGCAGTTGCAGGCCAAGCTACTGCGTGTCCTGCAAGAGCGGGAGTATCGACGTGTCGGAGGGGCAACGGCCTTAAAGGCTGATGTCAGAATAATAGCGGCTTCTAACCGTGATATGGAGCAGCAGGTGAGAGAAGGTTCTTTTCGCGAGGATCTGTTCTACCGATTAAATGTAGTGCCTGTGAACATGCCGCCATTGCGCGAACGAACAGAGGATATCCTGCCGCTCGTGGAACATTTTTACTTCAAACTTACTCAATCCGCGGACACTGCTGGGGCCATCTCGCCAGAAGCTCTGAAGGCCCTCATGAACTACTCTTTCCCCGGAAATGTTCGGGAATTGGAAAACTTGGTAGAGCGGTGTCTTGTATTGGGAAACACGACAATCACTGAAGTATCCTTGCCGTGCCAGGTGCTGAACGATAAGAGGACAGAGCCCGCTGCTGGCGATATTGAATTTTCTGCTGAAGGTATTAACCTTGAGGCCCATCTAGATAGTATTGAGAAACGGTTTCTAACGCAAGCCCTCACAAAGAGCAACGGGGTTAAAACCAAGGCGGCGTCCCTCCTTGGATTGACCTTTAGATCCTTCCGTTATCGCTTGGCTAAATTCGGAATGGATGAGGAATAA
- the rplT gene encoding 50S ribosomal protein L20: protein MPRVKRGFKARQRRNKVLKLAKGYRGARSKLFRSATEAVDRALNYAFRDRRVKKRDFRALWITRINAAARINGISYSKLIHGLKQAKVEVDRKVMADLAVSDPRGFAEIVSLAKANA from the coding sequence ATGCCACGCGTTAAAAGAGGTTTTAAAGCGAGACAGAGAAGGAACAAAGTGTTAAAGCTGGCCAAAGGCTACCGGGGCGCCAGGAGTAAACTTTTCAGGAGTGCGACCGAAGCGGTGGACCGGGCATTGAATTATGCCTTTCGCGACCGGCGCGTCAAGAAAAGGGACTTCCGCGCACTCTGGATCACCAGGATCAATGCAGCGGCTCGGATAAACGGAATTTCCTACAGCAAACTTATCCATGGTCTTAAACAGGCCAAGGTGGAGGTCGATCGGAAAGTAATGGCCGATCTGGCTGTATCCGACCCACGTGGCTTTGCCGAGATTGTTTCGCTGGCCAAGGCCAACGCTTAG
- the infC gene encoding translation initiation factor IF-3, with the protein MAKPTVNINQAIRAKEVRVVGAESEQLGILPLREALALAESQQLDLVEVSPTAVPPVCRIMDYGKFKYQQSKKLQEAKKKQVQVQLKEVKLRPKTDEHDLQFKIKHVRRFLEEGNKAKITVVFRGREITHQELGMSALDNFASELQDIGIVEVKQKMEGRSMFIIVAPKTKTK; encoded by the coding sequence ATAGCTAAACCGACAGTCAACATCAATCAGGCAATAAGGGCAAAAGAAGTTCGCGTTGTGGGGGCTGAGAGCGAGCAGCTTGGTATCCTGCCACTCCGTGAAGCATTGGCTCTGGCCGAGAGCCAGCAGCTGGATCTGGTTGAAGTCTCACCTACTGCCGTGCCACCTGTTTGCCGGATCATGGATTACGGCAAATTCAAGTATCAGCAGAGCAAAAAACTGCAGGAAGCCAAGAAAAAGCAGGTTCAGGTTCAATTGAAAGAGGTCAAATTAAGACCAAAGACCGATGAACATGACCTGCAGTTCAAGATAAAACATGTTCGGAGATTTCTCGAAGAGGGCAATAAAGCCAAGATTACCGTCGTGTTCCGAGGAAGGGAGATTACCCACCAGGAACTGGGCATGAGTGCCCTGGACAACTTTGCTTCCGAATTGCAGGATATAGGAATCGTAGAGGTAAAACAGAAAATGGAAGGGCGCAGCATGTTCATCATTGTCGCCCCTAAGACGAAAACGAAATAA
- a CDS encoding ABC transporter ATP-binding protein produces the protein MVDSISFVEVWKTYERELGSVSQPALRGVTFSVRQGETLGLIGANGAGKSTCIRLIMDFIRPSQGVITLNGRSPDKSSLRHDIGYLPEIASFPASLTILDMLRFVGAAHDLPKTVLAEQSERWLRALELWDARKRPIRTYSKGMQQRASFVLALVHDPSLLILDEPMSGLDPIGRASIGRLIQDLKGQGKTILFCTHILEDVDRLADRLLILHKGEKRFEGTPSELSMAFGTTSIVDGFLHAIEVTQS, from the coding sequence ATGGTTGATAGTATTTCCTTCGTCGAGGTCTGGAAGACCTATGAACGAGAACTGGGTTCAGTTTCCCAGCCTGCACTGCGGGGCGTTACTTTTTCCGTCCGACAGGGAGAAACCCTAGGGCTCATCGGTGCCAACGGCGCAGGCAAGAGTACCTGCATCCGCTTGATCATGGATTTTATACGCCCATCCCAGGGCGTAATCACACTGAATGGCCGCTCGCCTGATAAGAGTTCGCTGCGTCACGATATTGGTTATCTTCCTGAGATCGCTAGCTTCCCTGCCAGTTTGACAATCCTCGATATGCTTCGTTTTGTCGGTGCTGCTCATGACCTGCCGAAAACCGTTCTCGCAGAGCAATCCGAAAGATGGCTCAGGGCGCTGGAACTATGGGATGCGCGCAAACGTCCCATCCGTACCTATTCTAAGGGAATGCAGCAGCGTGCCAGCTTTGTGCTGGCGTTGGTTCATGATCCCTCCCTGCTTATCCTTGATGAACCCATGAGCGGCCTTGACCCGATAGGTCGGGCGAGCATCGGCAGATTAATCCAGGACCTCAAAGGTCAAGGCAAGACGATACTCTTTTGTACCCATATACTTGAGGACGTGGATCGACTGGCAGATCGACTGCTAATACTTCACAAAGGTGAGAAACGTTTTGAAGGCACGCCTTCGGAACTGTCAATGGCCTTTGGGACAACCTCTATAGTAGACGGTTTTCTTCACGCCATAGAGGTGACACAATCATGA
- the pheT gene encoding phenylalanine--tRNA ligase subunit beta, whose protein sequence is MIVTYNWLREFVDCDLPVAELSDLLTMLGLEVERVETVGAGMDDVVVAQVLEKNQHPNADKLSLCKVNNGAEILTIVCGAQNFKAGDKVALAQIGAVLPGEFKIKRSKIRGEESCGMLCSEKELGLAEESAGIMILSADLQLGMPVFSALGLKDTIFEIGLTPNRADCLSIIGIAREVAAKLGKKVKYPELRPVEGATAVTDITSVTIEAPELCPRYTARYVSGSKIGPSPQWMVNRLKAVGQRSINNVVDITNYVLMEYGHPLHAFDFKFLSKGKIVVRQAAEGEKFDTLDGQVRTLQSSDLTICDGDRAVALAGIMGGKNSEIADDTTDILIESAYFNPSAIRRTSKRLGLHTESSHRFERGTDVNILPIALDRAASLIVELAGGTLAKGVVDAYPQPVPERQVPVRVDRVNQVLGIKLSAADIKELFERLEFTVTKCDQGIMEVTVPSYRVDIEREIDLVEEVARLHGFENIPVTMPQARIFSETKSSYLTSAKTVKDLLVCQGLSEVINYSFFAPDAYDKILLAGDDYRRNTIQLLNPLSDEQSIMRTTLLPGLLETAARNASFRILNQRIFEMRRIYLPRHADEMPEEPPFVAGLLTGLRSAEGWNQAKTEVDFYDVKGILENIFAALDVSGYSFEVREPEPFYHPGKSAFIICNGDVIGSLGELHPTVQEAYGLEKPLFYFELNFEKLVECRREDHSVSAPSRFPDTYRDIALLVDDDVSAEAVVNCARKVKAAEIAQIEIFDLYKGSNIPAGQKSIAIRVRYSSKEKTLTDEEVNPVHQQVIQMLQQKLNASIR, encoded by the coding sequence ATGATAGTTACCTATAATTGGCTCAGAGAATTTGTCGATTGCGATTTGCCCGTGGCAGAACTTTCCGACCTTCTTACCATGCTCGGCCTGGAGGTTGAGCGCGTCGAAACGGTGGGCGCAGGGATGGACGATGTTGTCGTCGCCCAGGTTCTGGAGAAAAACCAGCATCCCAACGCGGACAAGCTGTCATTGTGCAAGGTCAATAACGGGGCCGAAATATTGACCATTGTCTGCGGCGCCCAGAACTTCAAGGCGGGTGACAAGGTTGCCCTGGCCCAGATCGGCGCTGTTCTCCCCGGTGAATTCAAGATCAAGCGCTCGAAGATAAGAGGCGAAGAATCCTGCGGCATGCTCTGTTCCGAAAAAGAGCTTGGTCTCGCCGAAGAGTCGGCGGGCATCATGATTCTGTCAGCGGATCTGCAGCTCGGCATGCCTGTGTTTTCAGCCCTCGGTCTGAAGGATACCATCTTTGAAATCGGCCTTACCCCGAATCGGGCCGATTGTCTCAGCATCATCGGCATTGCCAGGGAAGTTGCCGCCAAACTTGGGAAAAAGGTGAAATACCCGGAACTTCGGCCTGTGGAAGGTGCAACTGCCGTGACCGACATCACCTCGGTAACGATTGAGGCGCCTGAGCTCTGCCCACGCTACACAGCGCGCTATGTTTCAGGCAGTAAAATCGGACCTTCCCCCCAGTGGATGGTAAACAGACTGAAAGCCGTCGGGCAGCGATCCATCAACAACGTGGTGGACATCACCAACTACGTGTTGATGGAATATGGGCATCCGCTGCATGCTTTCGACTTCAAGTTCCTGTCAAAAGGAAAAATCGTTGTCAGGCAGGCAGCAGAGGGGGAGAAGTTTGACACACTTGATGGCCAGGTACGAACCCTTCAGTCCTCGGATCTGACCATCTGCGATGGAGACAGGGCCGTTGCGTTGGCCGGGATCATGGGAGGAAAGAATTCGGAAATAGCTGATGACACCACCGATATTCTGATAGAGAGCGCCTACTTCAATCCTTCGGCCATTCGCCGCACATCAAAGCGTCTGGGGCTTCATACCGAATCCTCACATCGATTCGAGCGCGGCACCGATGTGAACATTCTGCCTATTGCCCTTGATCGTGCAGCTTCCCTGATTGTCGAACTAGCCGGCGGAACTCTTGCCAAGGGGGTTGTCGATGCGTACCCTCAGCCTGTTCCGGAAAGGCAGGTACCGGTCCGTGTCGATCGGGTCAACCAGGTGCTCGGTATTAAACTTTCGGCAGCTGATATCAAGGAACTATTCGAAAGGCTTGAATTCACGGTGACGAAGTGTGATCAGGGGATTATGGAGGTGACTGTACCTTCTTACCGTGTGGATATCGAGCGGGAGATCGACCTGGTTGAAGAAGTTGCCAGGCTGCATGGTTTCGAGAATATTCCGGTGACAATGCCACAGGCAAGGATTTTTTCCGAAACAAAGTCATCCTATTTGACCAGTGCAAAAACGGTTAAAGATCTGCTTGTTTGTCAGGGTTTGAGCGAGGTCATCAACTACAGCTTTTTTGCCCCCGATGCCTATGACAAGATACTCCTTGCGGGAGATGACTACCGGCGCAACACAATTCAGCTTCTCAACCCACTGTCTGACGAGCAGTCCATAATGCGTACAACGCTGCTCCCTGGGCTGCTTGAAACGGCGGCAAGAAATGCCAGCTTCCGCATCCTGAACCAGCGCATCTTTGAGATGCGGCGCATATACCTGCCAAGGCATGCAGACGAGATGCCCGAGGAACCTCCGTTCGTTGCCGGTCTGTTGACAGGATTGCGCAGTGCTGAAGGCTGGAACCAGGCAAAGACAGAGGTCGATTTTTACGATGTCAAAGGCATCCTGGAAAATATTTTTGCCGCCTTGGACGTATCCGGCTATTCCTTTGAAGTAAGGGAACCTGAGCCGTTCTATCACCCTGGAAAATCCGCCTTTATAATCTGCAACGGTGATGTGATCGGCTCCTTGGGGGAGTTGCATCCTACCGTTCAGGAAGCATACGGTCTTGAAAAACCGCTCTTCTATTTTGAGTTAAACTTCGAAAAATTGGTTGAGTGCCGCAGGGAGGACCATAGCGTCTCCGCGCCCTCGCGTTTCCCTGATACTTACCGGGATATTGCATTGCTTGTCGACGATGATGTCTCGGCTGAAGCTGTCGTCAATTGCGCCAGGAAAGTTAAGGCTGCAGAGATTGCCCAGATAGAGATCTTTGACCTGTACAAGGGGAGTAATATCCCGGCAGGACAGAAGAGCATCGCCATAAGGGTCCGCTACAGCTCCAAGGAAAAAACGCTCACGGATGAGGAAGTCAATCCCGTTCACCAGCAGGTTATTCAGATGCTGCAGCAAAAATTAAATGCCTCCATTCGCTAA
- a CDS encoding prepilin-type N-terminal cleavage/methylation domain-containing protein gives MLNKLRNKEGFTLIELLIVVAIIGILAAIAIPQFSAYRARGFNASAQSDVRGLATSEAALFGDAQVFGATQFIAAPVAPAPPVFLAWAGGPGIMLLGPTGNPAGGAFIPSISATDANGATRGIQIPLGNNVDIVAGTNLAAAAILANTTFTAVSKHVTGNTYFGVDGDTTAIYMKAAAGSEGTPIPALGAGVLPASTTGDDFSGVAGPGLPAGNWAAK, from the coding sequence ATGTTAAACAAGTTAAGAAACAAAGAAGGCTTTACCCTGATTGAGCTCTTGATCGTCGTAGCGATCATCGGCATCTTGGCAGCCATTGCCATTCCGCAGTTTTCTGCCTACCGTGCCCGTGGTTTCAACGCCTCGGCTCAGAGTGATGTACGTGGTTTGGCCACCTCAGAGGCCGCTCTCTTCGGAGATGCACAAGTCTTTGGCGCAACCCAGTTCATAGCAGCGCCTGTTGCACCTGCTCCACCAGTGTTCCTAGCTTGGGCCGGTGGTCCTGGTATTATGTTGCTTGGACCAACAGGAAATCCCGCTGGTGGTGCTTTTATCCCGTCTATCAGCGCTACAGATGCGAATGGTGCGACCAGAGGTATCCAAATTCCCTTGGGTAACAATGTCGATATAGTGGCTGGTACCAATCTCGCCGCTGCTGCTATTCTCGCCAATACTACCTTTACCGCGGTTTCCAAGCATGTTACAGGCAACACCTACTTCGGCGTTGACGGTGACACCACTGCCATCTACATGAAGGCAGCTGCCGGCTCCGAAGGAACACCAATTCCTGCACTTGGAGCTGGTGTCCTTCCCGCATCAACAACAGGTGACGACTTCTCTGGTGTTGCTGGACCTGGTCTCCCCGCCGGCAACTGGGCTGCCAAATAA
- the rpmI gene encoding 50S ribosomal protein L35, producing MPKIKTHRGAAKRFSKTGTGKIKRSHAFTSHILTSKTRKNKRNLRKGAIVEAVDHKNIAKLIPYM from the coding sequence ATGCCTAAAATCAAGACCCACAGAGGCGCTGCCAAACGCTTCAGCAAGACCGGAACAGGTAAGATCAAGAGAAGTCATGCATTCACCAGCCATATTCTTACCTCCAAAACCAGGAAAAACAAGCGTAACCTGCGCAAAGGCGCTATCGTCGAGGCTGTCGATCACAAGAATATCGCCAAGCTGATCCCTTACATGTAA
- the pheS gene encoding phenylalanine--tRNA ligase subunit alpha translates to MREKLEALLSAATAELAHVATEDSLQDLRVKYLGKKGELTAVMKGLGSLSSEERPLIGQIVNKVKTELETRIDAAALQIREAGKAEKLRSERVDVTLPGRRLPVGTRHPITLITEEISDIFAGLGFLVAEGPEIEHDFYNFEALNFPKDHPARDMQDTFFISDTLLLRTHTSPVQVRTMLKQPPPVRIIAPGTVYRCDSDATHSPMFHQIEGLMVDKGITFGDLKGILTNFINQLFGKDTGVRLRPSFFPFTEPSAEVDIACVICKGKGCRVCKNTGWLEILGAGMVDPEVYRHVNYDAEAYTGFAFGMGIERIAMLKYGISDMRLLFENDLRFLKQF, encoded by the coding sequence ATGAGGGAAAAACTAGAGGCACTTTTGTCGGCAGCCACAGCAGAGCTTGCGCATGTTGCAACCGAAGATTCTTTACAGGACCTGCGGGTAAAATATCTCGGCAAGAAGGGTGAGCTGACAGCGGTCATGAAGGGACTTGGCAGTCTTTCTTCCGAGGAACGTCCGCTTATCGGACAGATTGTTAACAAGGTCAAGACTGAGCTCGAAACAAGAATCGATGCTGCGGCATTGCAGATACGAGAGGCCGGCAAGGCTGAAAAGCTTCGCTCGGAGCGCGTGGACGTAACACTTCCCGGCAGAAGACTCCCCGTCGGCACCAGGCATCCCATTACCCTCATCACTGAAGAAATCTCCGATATTTTTGCGGGACTCGGCTTTCTGGTCGCAGAAGGACCAGAAATAGAGCATGATTTCTACAACTTCGAAGCCCTGAACTTTCCCAAAGATCACCCTGCCCGTGATATGCAGGATACCTTTTTCATCAGCGATACCTTGCTGCTTCGAACCCATACGTCCCCAGTTCAGGTACGCACCATGCTCAAGCAACCGCCTCCGGTGCGGATCATCGCCCCTGGCACCGTTTACCGTTGCGACTCTGATGCCACCCATTCACCCATGTTCCACCAGATAGAAGGACTGATGGTCGACAAGGGGATAACCTTCGGCGATCTGAAAGGCATCCTGACCAACTTCATCAACCAGCTGTTCGGCAAGGATACCGGGGTAAGACTGCGGCCCAGTTTTTTCCCGTTTACGGAGCCCAGTGCCGAGGTTGACATAGCCTGTGTCATCTGCAAGGGCAAGGGGTGCAGGGTATGCAAGAACACCGGCTGGCTGGAAATCCTCGGTGCTGGTATGGTTGATCCCGAGGTCTATCGGCATGTCAATTACGATGCTGAAGCATATACCGGTTTTGCCTTCGGTATGGGGATCGAGCGTATTGCCATGCTCAAGTACGGTATCAGCGACATGCGGCTGTTGTTCGAAAATGACCTGCGGTTCCTCAAGCAGTTCTAG
- the thrS gene encoding threonine--tRNA ligase: protein MGEITVKLPDGSERTLPRGASVYDLAASIGTGLAKAAIAGRIDGDLVDLATVLPDGSKVEIITEKSPEALEIIRHSTSHLMAQAVKALFPEAKVTIGPAIETGFYYDFDVDHPFTPEDLEKIENKMQELAKANLKIERQVLSGADAIRLFGDLGESYKVELIEDLGAATVSLYRQGDFVDLCRGPHLPSTSHIKAFKLTSIAGAYWRGDEKRKMLQRVYGTAFTDKKELDAYLARIEEAKRRDHRKLGKELDLFSFSDEVGAGLVIWHPKGAMLRTIIEDFERREHLKRDYDIVVGPQILKTDLWQRSGHYDNYRENMYFTEVDEQSFGIKPMNCLSHMMIYKSRLRSYRDLPLRLFELGTVHRHERAGVLHGLLRVRCFTQDDAHILCTPEQLDSEIKGVISFVQDVMGVFGFEFEMELSTRPEKSIGSDEDWDRATNALLGALKDSGRPFEINEGDGAFYGPKIDIKLRDSLDRRWQCATIQCDFTLPERFDLTYIDADGEKKRPVMVHRVILGSIERFIGVLIEHFAGSFPVWLSPVQVVVLTVTDNQLSFAQQVYAELRAAGLRVQQDFRNEKLGFKIREAQLQKIPYMLVIGDKEVEAGMVTPRFRDGKNLDSMKCSDFIEFIEKEVKGFH from the coding sequence ATGGGCGAGATTACAGTAAAGCTGCCGGATGGTTCTGAAAGAACACTTCCTAGAGGAGCGTCGGTCTATGATCTCGCTGCTTCTATCGGCACCGGTCTTGCCAAGGCTGCCATTGCCGGCAGGATAGATGGTGATCTGGTCGACCTCGCAACGGTGTTGCCGGATGGTTCCAAAGTTGAAATAATTACCGAGAAGAGTCCCGAGGCGTTGGAGATTATCAGGCATTCCACGTCTCACCTTATGGCTCAGGCGGTTAAGGCTCTTTTTCCAGAGGCAAAAGTAACCATCGGGCCTGCCATCGAGACCGGCTTTTATTACGATTTCGACGTGGATCACCCCTTTACTCCCGAAGACCTGGAAAAAATAGAAAACAAGATGCAGGAGCTGGCCAAGGCCAACCTGAAGATTGAACGTCAGGTCCTTTCGGGCGCTGATGCCATTCGGTTGTTCGGTGATCTGGGCGAGAGCTACAAGGTCGAACTTATTGAGGATTTGGGTGCTGCAACTGTTTCCCTTTACCGGCAGGGTGATTTTGTCGACCTCTGTCGGGGACCGCATCTTCCTTCCACCTCTCATATCAAAGCCTTCAAACTTACTTCAATCGCCGGTGCTTATTGGCGAGGCGATGAAAAGCGCAAGATGTTGCAGAGGGTTTACGGAACAGCTTTTACCGACAAAAAAGAGCTTGATGCTTATCTGGCACGCATAGAAGAGGCGAAACGGCGCGATCACCGGAAGCTGGGCAAGGAGCTGGATCTTTTCTCGTTTTCCGACGAGGTCGGGGCCGGTCTGGTCATTTGGCATCCCAAGGGGGCCATGCTCAGGACGATCATCGAGGACTTCGAGCGCAGGGAACACCTGAAGCGGGACTACGATATCGTTGTCGGGCCGCAGATTCTGAAGACCGACCTGTGGCAGCGTTCCGGCCATTACGACAACTATCGCGAGAACATGTATTTCACCGAGGTGGATGAGCAATCCTTCGGCATCAAGCCGATGAACTGTCTCTCCCACATGATGATCTACAAGTCCCGCCTCCGCAGCTACCGTGACCTTCCCCTGAGGCTTTTCGAGCTGGGAACAGTCCATCGCCATGAAAGAGCCGGCGTTCTGCACGGCCTTCTGCGGGTCCGTTGCTTCACCCAGGACGACGCCCATATACTCTGCACCCCGGAACAGCTGGATAGCGAGATCAAGGGGGTCATCTCCTTTGTGCAGGATGTGATGGGAGTTTTCGGTTTCGAGTTCGAGATGGAGCTTTCCACCCGTCCGGAGAAATCCATTGGGTCTGATGAGGACTGGGATCGTGCCACCAATGCTCTGCTCGGCGCGCTGAAGGATTCCGGGCGTCCTTTCGAGATCAACGAGGGCGACGGTGCGTTCTATGGCCCTAAAATCGACATCAAGTTGCGCGACTCCCTTGACAGAAGGTGGCAGTGTGCTACAATCCAGTGCGATTTTACGCTCCCAGAGCGCTTTGATCTGACTTACATCGACGCAGATGGTGAAAAGAAGCGCCCTGTCATGGTGCATCGGGTAATTCTCGGCTCCATCGAGCGCTTTATCGGCGTGTTGATCGAGCACTTTGCCGGCAGTTTTCCTGTCTGGCTTTCCCCCGTCCAGGTGGTTGTGCTTACAGTTACCGACAATCAACTGTCCTTTGCCCAGCAGGTGTATGCAGAGTTACGTGCAGCTGGCCTCAGGGTTCAGCAGGATTTTCGCAACGAGAAACTTGGCTTCAAGATTCGTGAAGCTCAACTGCAGAAAATACCCTATATGTTGGTTATTGGTGATAAAGAAGTCGAAGCGGGCATGGTTACTCCAAGATTCCGGGACGGCAAGAATCTTGACAGCATGAAGTGTAGTGATTTCATTGAATTTATAGAAAAGGAAGTCAAAGGCTTTCATTGA
- a CDS encoding MerR family transcriptional regulator, protein MLRFWETAFTDLNPKKSKSGQRLYSKEDLEVVKQIKQLLYNEKLTIDGARKRLGERINNLEAMGDENSRQVERLKQIIQHAVAQLQDLRNTM, encoded by the coding sequence GTGCTGCGTTTTTGGGAGACCGCGTTCACCGATTTAAATCCTAAGAAAAGCAAAAGCGGACAGAGACTCTACTCCAAGGAAGATCTTGAAGTAGTTAAGCAAATCAAGCAGTTGCTTTATAATGAAAAGCTGACCATAGATGGAGCCCGTAAAAGGCTTGGAGAAAGAATTAACAACTTAGAAGCAATGGGCGACGAAAACAGCAGGCAAGTCGAGAGGCTTAAGCAGATTATACAGCATGCGGTTGCCCAGTTGCAGGATCTGAGAAACACAATGTAG
- a CDS encoding integration host factor subunit alpha, translating to MTKADIVERIYEKVGFSKKESAELVETVFDLIKSTLEEGDKIKIAGFGNFVVKEKADRRGRNPQTGEEITISARKILTFKPSQVLKAAINNQ from the coding sequence ATGACGAAAGCTGATATTGTTGAAAGGATTTACGAAAAGGTTGGTTTTTCAAAAAAAGAATCGGCAGAACTCGTCGAGACTGTCTTTGATCTTATAAAAAGCACCCTTGAAGAGGGCGATAAAATCAAAATCGCTGGATTCGGTAATTTCGTCGTCAAGGAAAAGGCAGACCGCCGGGGTAGAAATCCCCAGACCGGGGAAGAAATTACCATCTCTGCAAGGAAGATTCTCACTTTCAAGCCGAGTCAGGTTCTTAAAGCCGCCATCAATAATCAGTAG